Proteins encoded by one window of Clostridium cagae:
- a CDS encoding TldD/PmbA family protein, with the protein MLGKSIVSQVLARCLVTGGDFAEIFEDDSVNNSISLIDGKVEDAIGGRNYGIGIRIFKGLKSVYAYTNNNSLDSLLETAYRAALALGNANEKEKNIIINEKKIQTIHPIMFYPKDVNYSKKIDILKLAYNSAKNYNSEISQVITSYGDKEQNILIANSDGLYIEDKRIRTRLGINAIASKGSENQTGFEGPGRHMGIEMFENIDPEYHGKEAARIGHTMLHAKNCPAGNMAVAIDNGFGGVIFHEACGHALEASSVAKGNSVFANKLGQQIASTKVTAIDDGTIANAWGSLNIDDEGNKTQKNILIENGILKGYMIDKLNGRRMNMKPTGSSRRQSYKYQPTSRMTNTYIANGKDNPEDIIKSISDGLYAKKLGGGSVNPVTGEFNFAVQEGYLVKNGIIKEPVRGASLIGKGSEVLMDIDMVGNNLELAQGMCGSSSGSIPTNVGQPMIRVKKMTVGGR; encoded by the coding sequence ATGTTAGGAAAAAGCATTGTATCACAGGTATTAGCAAGATGCTTAGTAACTGGGGGCGATTTTGCAGAAATTTTTGAAGATGATTCTGTAAATAATTCTATATCATTAATAGATGGAAAAGTAGAGGATGCCATAGGGGGAAGAAACTACGGTATTGGAATTAGAATTTTTAAAGGATTAAAGAGTGTATATGCATATACAAATAATAATAGTTTAGATTCTTTATTAGAAACAGCTTATAGAGCAGCATTAGCTTTAGGGAATGCAAATGAAAAGGAAAAGAATATTATAATAAATGAGAAAAAGATACAAACAATACATCCAATAATGTTTTATCCTAAGGATGTAAACTATAGTAAAAAAATAGATATTTTAAAGTTAGCTTATAATAGTGCTAAAAATTATAATAGTGAAATTTCACAGGTTATAACAAGCTATGGTGATAAGGAACAAAATATTTTAATTGCTAATAGTGATGGTTTATATATAGAAGATAAAAGAATAAGAACAAGACTTGGAATAAATGCTATCGCATCTAAAGGATCAGAGAATCAAACAGGATTTGAGGGGCCAGGAAGGCATATGGGAATTGAAATGTTTGAAAATATAGATCCTGAATATCATGGAAAAGAAGCAGCAAGGATAGGTCATACAATGCTTCATGCAAAGAATTGCCCAGCAGGTAATATGGCTGTTGCAATAGATAATGGATTTGGTGGGGTAATATTCCATGAGGCATGTGGTCATGCATTAGAAGCGAGTTCTGTTGCAAAAGGTAATTCTGTTTTTGCTAATAAATTAGGACAGCAAATAGCATCAACTAAAGTAACAGCAATAGATGATGGTACAATAGCTAATGCTTGGGGATCACTTAATATAGATGATGAAGGAAATAAAACTCAAAAGAATATTTTAATTGAAAATGGTATATTAAAAGGATATATGATTGATAAATTAAATGGTAGAAGAATGAATATGAAACCAACTGGTAGCTCTAGAAGGCAAAGTTATAAATATCAACCAACTTCAAGAATGACTAATACGTATATAGCAAATGGAAAAGATAATCCAGAAGATATAATTAAATCAATTTCAGATGGTTTATATGCTAAGAAGCTAGGAGGAGGATCAGTTAATCCTGTAACTGGAGAATTTAACTTTGCTGTACAAGAAGGATATTTAGTTAAGAATGGTATTATTAAGGAACCAGTAAGGGGCGCAAGCCTTATTGGAAAAGGTAGCGAAGTTCTTATGGACATTGATATGGTAGGTAATAATTTAGAATTAGCTCAAGGAATGTGTGGTTCTTCTTCAGGAAGTATTCCAACTAATGTAGGTCAACCTATGATTAGAGTTAAGAAAATGACAGTTGGGGGTAGATAG
- a CDS encoding TldD/PmbA family protein, which yields MEFNLFKEKLMSEAKKAGFDECEIYYSDAESLSINIYEGDVEKYKLNNSFGLSFRGKINDKMGYSYTEILDEDSIETLIENAKGAALVIENDDTQFIYEGDNEYKEINCYKDELDNIKPDKLIKLALEMENECKRQCDKVVNFGGCGIGYGKSSYGILNSKGLDLSTSRNHLTAYVVPIIEDNNEKYDGMGYVIAKGEADINPEELAKDGLEEALSRIGGRSIESGKYKVVINNEAMVSLLGTFSGIFNAEQAQKGLSLLKGKEGKIIASDKVTLIDDPYLEDGLGTTAFDDEGVATYKKEVITKGKLNTLLYNLKTAHKANVKSTGNGFKSSYASIVGISPTNFYIKPGKKNFEEICEEVNNGVIITEFAGLHSGANSVTGDFSLASKGFMIENGKKTFPIEQITVAGNFFTLIKDVEEIGSDLKFPMSSVGSPCVVIKELSIAGK from the coding sequence ATGGAATTTAATTTGTTTAAAGAGAAATTAATGAGTGAAGCTAAAAAAGCAGGATTTGATGAATGCGAAATATATTATTCTGATGCGGAAAGTTTAAGTATAAATATTTATGAAGGTGACGTTGAAAAGTATAAATTAAATAACTCATTTGGATTATCGTTTAGGGGAAAAATAAATGATAAAATGGGATATTCATATACAGAGATATTAGATGAAGATTCTATAGAAACTCTTATAGAAAATGCAAAAGGTGCAGCATTAGTTATAGAAAATGATGATACTCAATTTATATATGAAGGTGATAATGAGTATAAAGAAATTAATTGTTATAAGGATGAATTAGATAATATAAAACCTGATAAGCTTATAAAATTAGCTTTAGAAATGGAGAATGAATGTAAAAGGCAATGTGATAAAGTTGTTAATTTTGGTGGCTGTGGAATAGGATATGGAAAATCTAGTTATGGAATATTAAATTCAAAGGGTTTAGATTTATCAACTTCAAGAAATCACTTAACAGCTTATGTAGTTCCAATAATTGAAGATAATAATGAAAAATATGATGGCATGGGATATGTTATTGCAAAGGGAGAAGCTGATATTAATCCAGAAGAATTAGCTAAAGATGGGTTAGAAGAGGCTCTTTCAAGAATTGGTGGAAGAAGCATAGAATCAGGAAAATATAAAGTGGTTATAAATAATGAAGCTATGGTATCATTACTTGGGACTTTTTCAGGAATCTTTAATGCTGAACAAGCACAAAAGGGATTATCTTTATTAAAAGGTAAAGAAGGAAAAATTATAGCTTCAGATAAAGTAACTTTAATAGATGATCCTTATCTTGAAGATGGACTTGGAACAACGGCATTTGATGATGAAGGTGTTGCAACTTATAAAAAGGAAGTTATAACTAAGGGCAAACTAAATACATTATTATATAATTTAAAAACAGCACATAAGGCTAATGTTAAATCTACAGGTAATGGATTTAAATCATCTTATGCATCGATAGTAGGGATTAGCCCAACAAATTTTTATATAAAACCAGGAAAGAAGAACTTTGAGGAGATATGTGAAGAGGTTAACAACGGAGTAATAATAACTGAATTTGCAGGACTTCATTCTGGAGCTAATTCTGTTACTGGAGATTTTTCTTTGGCATCTAAGGGATTTATGATTGAAAATGGAAAGAAGACATTCCCAATAGAGCAAATTACAGTAGCAGGAAATTTCTTCACATTAATTAAAGATGTAGAAGAAATAGGAAGTGATTTAAAATTCCCCATGAGTAGCGTAGGTTCACCATGCGTTGTTATAAAGGAATTATCAATAGCAGGAAAATAA
- a CDS encoding LTA synthase family protein, translating into MHSYKNKLINIFNKNTLNQLILFLFPLIAIVLKCIFFQSFITGNNPYSFDFNAGYDYAKPFLNYYLAFVLIFISFSFLFKGKARIIYLFIINILLTAIIILDVCYFRGFLTVPSVLIATQTANLDNLSGAVYSMFSSLDYIFLIDLIVLGIYVYFTRRYISKINKRGIKIFLITFIMPILFIGYVPFNIHILNNKDVKDAYLYDNYDPTNTARYFSPIGYHIFDLYTVYRDSKPYEFTVEDENNLNKLFNMKNENLPNNDYFGISKGKNLIYIQVESLENFVINKTINGKEITPVLNNLTSNGFYFPNMFEQVNEGTSSDCDLMVNTSMFPLRRGSTFFRYPNNTYNSLPDILEKDSYSSIAIHPDKGSFWNYSAGLKGIGFDKFNDYYSFNADETIGMGISDASYFKQVVPMLKEQSNPFYALTVTLTSHGPFDIPKEYRELGLDPELDASELGGYFESLHYTDAQIGNFLKLLDSEGLLENSVIAIMGDHTGVHKYYNNGIEKLSNKEDWYLDTGNPVVPLVIYDTSIKTGKTFDLYGGQIDVMPTLLYMLGIDKEKYEDTALGRNLLNTNKSFAILTDGTIKDQNTLSDEDKETYKNILDLSDKMIRANYFKK; encoded by the coding sequence ATGCATTCTTACAAAAATAAACTTATTAATATTTTTAATAAAAATACACTAAATCAATTAATATTATTCCTATTTCCGTTAATTGCTATAGTACTTAAATGTATATTTTTCCAAAGCTTTATTACTGGTAATAATCCTTACAGTTTTGATTTTAATGCTGGTTATGATTATGCTAAACCATTTCTAAATTATTATCTAGCTTTCGTCTTAATATTCATAAGTTTTTCATTTTTATTTAAAGGAAAAGCAAGGATAATATATCTTTTTATAATAAACATTTTATTAACTGCAATTATTATCTTAGATGTTTGTTATTTTAGAGGATTTTTAACTGTTCCTTCTGTTCTTATTGCTACACAAACAGCAAATTTAGATAATCTTTCTGGAGCAGTTTACTCTATGTTTAGTTCTCTAGACTACATTTTTTTAATAGATTTAATTGTATTAGGAATTTATGTTTATTTTACTAGAAGATATATATCTAAAATAAATAAAAGAGGAATAAAAATTTTCCTTATAACTTTTATTATGCCAATATTATTCATAGGTTATGTTCCTTTTAATATACATATTTTAAATAATAAAGATGTTAAAGATGCCTATTTATATGATAATTACGATCCAACAAATACAGCTAGATATTTTTCACCAATTGGATATCATATATTTGACTTATATACAGTTTATCGTGATTCAAAACCATATGAATTTACAGTTGAAGATGAAAATAATTTAAATAAATTATTTAATATGAAGAATGAAAACTTACCTAACAATGATTATTTTGGTATTTCTAAAGGTAAAAATCTTATTTATATTCAAGTTGAATCTTTAGAAAATTTTGTTATAAATAAAACTATTAATGGAAAAGAAATTACTCCTGTATTAAACAATTTAACATCTAACGGTTTTTATTTTCCAAATATGTTTGAACAAGTTAATGAAGGTACAAGTTCCGATTGTGACTTAATGGTTAATACATCTATGTTTCCATTAAGAAGAGGTAGTACTTTCTTTAGATATCCAAATAATACTTATAATTCTTTACCTGATATATTAGAAAAAGATAGTTATAGCAGTATTGCTATACATCCTGATAAGGGCTCCTTCTGGAATTATTCTGCTGGACTTAAAGGAATAGGATTTGATAAATTTAATGATTACTATTCATTCAATGCAGATGAAACAATTGGAATGGGTATAAGTGATGCAAGCTACTTTAAACAAGTGGTTCCAATGTTGAAAGAACAATCTAATCCATTTTATGCTCTTACAGTAACACTAACAAGTCATGGTCCATTTGATATACCAAAAGAGTATAGAGAATTAGGACTTGATCCAGAATTAGATGCTAGTGAGTTAGGTGGCTATTTTGAAAGCTTACACTATACAGATGCTCAAATAGGTAACTTCTTAAAACTATTAGATAGTGAAGGATTATTAGAAAATAGTGTAATAGCTATTATGGGTGATCATACAGGAGTTCATAAATACTATAATAATGGGATTGAAAAATTATCTAATAAAGAAGATTGGTATTTAGATACTGGCAATCCTGTAGTTCCTCTTGTAATTTATGATACTTCTATAAAAACAGGTAAAACTTTTGATTTATATGGTGGACAAATTGATGTTATGCCAACCCTACTTTATATGCTTGGTATAGATAAAGAAAAATATGAAGATACTGCTTTAGGAAGAAATCTTCTAAATACAAATAAATCATTTGCTATATTAACAGATGGTACTATAAAAGACCAAAATACCCTTTCTGATGAAGATAAAGAAACATACAAAAACATATTAGATTTATCAGATAAAATGATAAGGGCGAATTACTTTAAAAAATAA
- the yedF gene encoding sulfurtransferase-like selenium metabolism protein YedF, with translation MKEIDCRGLSFPKTIRMVKKYFNSIGEGEATVIIEKQADNSNIANLAMNLGYHVDVEENDENIHIFIEKRGCLEAIDETVFSVLITSDKFGSGDSKLGKILLNDYLNALSDAIKLPKNIIFLNEGVKVFQEIPDSTSWLENIKLLSQEGVNILVHDKSLEYYKLEISNNFSEIIDMSDIVDIINESNNLIKL, from the coding sequence ATGAAAGAAATAGATTGTAGAGGTTTGTCTTTTCCTAAAACTATAAGAATGGTAAAAAAATATTTTAATTCTATTGGAGAAGGCGAAGCAACAGTTATTATAGAAAAACAAGCGGATAATTCTAATATTGCGAATCTTGCTATGAATTTGGGATACCATGTAGATGTAGAAGAAAATGATGAAAATATCCACATATTTATAGAAAAAAGAGGTTGTTTAGAAGCAATAGATGAAACTGTCTTTTCAGTTTTAATAACATCTGATAAATTTGGATCAGGTGACTCTAAACTAGGTAAAATATTATTAAACGATTATTTAAACGCATTAAGTGATGCAATAAAGCTGCCTAAAAATATTATATTTTTAAATGAAGGTGTAAAAGTATTTCAAGAGATACCAGATAGTACTAGTTGGTTAGAAAATATAAAATTATTATCTCAAGAAGGGGTAAATATATTAGTACATGATAAATCCTTAGAATATTATAAATTAGAAATTTCTAATAATTTTTCAGAGATTATCGATATGAGTGACATAGTAGATATAATAAATGAGTCTAATAACTTAATAAAGTTATAA
- a CDS encoding NAD(P)/FAD-dependent oxidoreductase, translating to MLEYDLVVIGGGIAGMTAALGAAREGIKNILIFEREHSLGGILNQCIHNAFGKKFLGEKVTGPEYIFFIEEKLKKLNIDIKLNTNVIEVTEDNKINYVNSIEGSKEVHAKAIILATGSREVYTGSVMVPTHGLTGIFTLGSAHRLINLEGYLPGKKTVIIAKDKWGFLVARRILIEGGSVEAIIIEDEIKELIDEEIENLIDGFSLEIIENSRVVEVYGDSRINKVKVLNLKEDVISRIECDSLILSVGFRPENKLAQNLKVDINKNTFVPETNDFETSKESIFACGNLIYGKLALIMEETDGLNCGIKAAEYIKVIN from the coding sequence ATGTTAGAATATGATTTGGTTGTAATTGGCGGAGGAATAGCTGGAATGACTGCAGCTTTAGGTGCAGCAAGAGAGGGAATAAAAAATATATTAATATTTGAAAGAGAACATAGTTTAGGTGGTATATTAAATCAATGTATTCATAATGCATTTGGTAAAAAGTTCTTAGGAGAAAAAGTAACAGGACCTGAATATATTTTTTTTATTGAAGAAAAATTAAAAAAACTAAATATAGATATTAAGCTTAACACAAATGTTATAGAAGTAACAGAGGACAATAAAATAAATTATGTTAATTCAATAGAAGGAAGTAAAGAAGTACATGCGAAGGCAATAATATTAGCAACTGGATCAAGAGAAGTATATACAGGAAGCGTTATGGTTCCAACTCATGGATTAACAGGAATATTTACTTTGGGGTCTGCCCATAGATTAATTAATTTAGAAGGATATTTGCCAGGTAAAAAAACTGTAATAATTGCCAAAGATAAATGGGGATTTTTAGTAGCTAGACGTATTTTAATTGAGGGTGGAAGCGTAGAAGCTATAATAATTGAAGATGAAATTAAAGAATTAATAGATGAAGAAATTGAAAATTTAATAGATGGATTTTCTTTAGAAATTATAGAAAATTCTAGAGTTGTAGAAGTTTATGGTGATAGCAGAATAAATAAAGTTAAAGTATTGAATTTAAAAGAAGATGTAATTTCTAGAATAGAATGTGATTCTTTAATTTTATCAGTTGGATTTAGACCGGAAAACAAACTTGCTCAAAATTTAAAGGTAGATATTAATAAAAATACATTTGTTCCAGAAACAAATGATTTTGAGACTTCTAAAGAAAGTATTTTTGCCTGTGGTAATTTAATTTATGGAAAGTTAGCTCTTATAATGGAAGAAACAGATGGACTTAATTGCGGAATAAAAGCAGCAGAATATATTAAAGTCATAAATTAA
- a CDS encoding GDSL-type esterase/lipase family protein, with the protein MNKHIDIIFLGDSLTFGYGVPKKDSWVYKIQNNLNLTSLNKGCNGDTSTGMLTRYYEDVIKYTPNKIFIMCGSNDLLLGRTVKSIIENIELMIKEALAINSNVIIGIPPSIIGNMANKLFSSSQFYIYAEENLTKLKEEIINLTINYNLSYIDFYSITLNNSDIYLDGIHLNSFGNDIMYKNAISYF; encoded by the coding sequence ATGAATAAACATATAGATATAATATTTTTAGGTGATAGTTTAACTTTTGGATATGGTGTTCCTAAAAAGGATTCTTGGGTTTATAAAATTCAAAATAATCTAAACTTAACCTCACTAAATAAGGGATGTAATGGTGATACAAGTACAGGGATGCTTACTAGATATTATGAGGATGTAATAAAATATACTCCTAACAAAATATTTATTATGTGTGGTAGCAATGATTTACTTTTAGGAAGAACTGTAAAATCAATAATTGAAAATATTGAATTAATGATAAAAGAAGCTTTAGCTATTAATTCTAATGTTATTATAGGCATTCCGCCTTCAATCATCGGAAATATGGCAAACAAATTATTTTCATCTTCTCAATTTTATATATATGCAGAAGAAAATCTAACTAAATTAAAAGAGGAAATAATTAATTTAACTATTAACTATAACCTCTCTTATATAGATTTTTATTCAATTACTTTAAATAATAGTGATATATATTTAGATGGAATACATCTTAATTCTTTCGGTAATGACATTATGTATAAAAATGCTATATCTTATTTTTAA
- a CDS encoding RusA family crossover junction endodeoxyribonuclease: MTTYAKVIVNGSPITKSNFKLHNTNGRAILPSNSGKYHDRYAIYEQEIALIARSQNPDVILEESLIAILKVYYKSEKRHPDTINITKSIFDGIEKSGLIINDAQITRIIVEEYYDKGNPRFELELFAESEYEVNYSINKKSVLGNPKLYSPIRKNVLNPNTNKNKAIEINKNLCTICNTILKTNDYIKADGGKTLICKKCFNKLF; the protein is encoded by the coding sequence ATGACAACCTATGCTAAAGTAATTGTTAATGGTTCACCAATAACAAAATCAAATTTTAAACTACATAATACTAATGGACGTGCTATTTTACCTAGTAATTCTGGAAAATATCATGATAGATATGCTATCTATGAACAAGAAATTGCTCTTATTGCTCGAAGTCAAAATCCCGATGTTATATTAGAAGAAAGTTTAATAGCTATACTGAAAGTTTATTATAAAAGTGAAAAACGCCATCCTGATACAATAAATATAACAAAAAGTATATTTGATGGAATAGAAAAAAGTGGTCTTATAATAAATGATGCTCAAATTACTAGAATAATCGTCGAGGAATATTATGATAAGGGAAACCCACGCTTTGAATTAGAACTATTTGCTGAAAGTGAATATGAGGTTAATTATTCTATAAATAAAAAATCAGTTTTAGGTAACCCTAAATTATATTCTCCAATAAGAAAAAACGTATTAAATCCAAATACTAACAAGAACAAAGCTATAGAAATTAATAAAAATCTTTGTACAATCTGTAATACTATACTCAAAACAAATGATTACATAAAAGCAGATGGTGGTAAAACACTGATATGTAAAAAATGTTTTAATAAATTATTTTAA
- the tsaD gene encoding tRNA (adenosine(37)-N6)-threonylcarbamoyltransferase complex transferase subunit TsaD, which produces MDKKLILAIESSCDETSAAVVVNGREVLSNVISTQIDTHKKFGGVVPEVASRMHIEIIDYVVKKALEDANVSLDDIDAIGVTYGPGLIGALLVGLQYAKGLAFASKKPLIGVNHIQGHISANFIQYKDLKPPFISLVVSGGHTFIVSVNDFCDFEVIGKTRDDAVGEAYDKVARSLGLGYPGGPKIDKLAKEGDPDAISFPRAKFHEDTLDFSFSGVKSAVLNYLNKANMKGIEVNNADVAASFQKAVIDVLKDNVFLTCKKKNVNKIAIAGGVASNSCLRETLKKEGALRNIEILFPEPVLCTDNAAMIGSAAYFNYEKNYVSSFDINAKPNLKLGER; this is translated from the coding sequence ATGGATAAAAAATTAATTTTAGCAATAGAATCGAGTTGTGATGAAACTTCAGCGGCAGTTGTTGTTAATGGAAGAGAAGTTTTATCTAATGTTATATCTACACAAATAGATACTCATAAAAAATTTGGTGGAGTAGTACCAGAAGTTGCATCTAGAATGCATATTGAAATAATAGATTATGTAGTAAAAAAAGCTTTAGAGGATGCAAATGTTTCTTTAGATGATATTGATGCAATTGGAGTTACGTATGGACCAGGTTTAATAGGTGCACTTTTAGTTGGACTTCAATATGCGAAAGGTTTAGCATTTGCATCTAAAAAACCATTAATTGGAGTAAATCACATACAAGGGCATATATCTGCCAATTTTATACAATATAAAGATTTGAAGCCACCATTTATATCTTTAGTTGTATCAGGAGGACATACTTTTATAGTGTCTGTTAACGACTTTTGTGATTTTGAAGTTATTGGAAAAACTAGAGATGATGCAGTTGGAGAGGCTTATGATAAAGTAGCTAGATCTTTAGGACTTGGATATCCAGGTGGACCCAAAATAGATAAATTAGCAAAAGAAGGAGATCCGGATGCTATTTCTTTCCCAAGAGCTAAATTTCATGAAGATACATTAGATTTTTCATTTAGTGGAGTAAAATCTGCTGTATTGAATTATTTAAATAAAGCTAATATGAAGGGAATTGAAGTTAACAATGCTGATGTAGCTGCTTCGTTCCAAAAAGCCGTTATAGATGTTTTAAAAGATAATGTATTTTTAACTTGTAAGAAAAAAAATGTTAATAAAATAGCTATAGCAGGTGGTGTTGCATCTAATTCTTGTTTAAGGGAAACTCTAAAAAAAGAGGGTGCATTAAGAAATATTGAAATTTTATTTCCAGAACCAGTATTATGCACCGATAATGCAGCTATGATAGGAAGTGCAGCATATTTTAATTATGAAAAAAATTATGTCTCTTCTTTTGATATAAATGCAAAGCCTAATTTAAAGTTGGGGGAACGTTAA
- a CDS encoding alpha/beta fold hydrolase, producing the protein MNLLPHSNGFQRIKSPKFNLLDFLRRALIIIIVFLITGFLVQSMSNFIANEKLKASLKYVRLETKKLEYKIKGTGSYTIVFDGGIGSNIYQWDEICKKLERDSDVKTFVYNRKGYGFSDSGERRTPDDQAEDLKNLLKKSGASEPYVFVSEEYGSLISTSFTEKYPELVAGLVLINPLSYDLVNTKEYSQSIKWQYYKSKLRFLGSYFYITELSDKLGLIKSDIDVEDLPNGAKEEINIHKNKKNYTKAIYDEVGNLYKKDININIDNIIKNKPTYIISNQITSEMDDTLENSLLTVYKSSVLSSPYALHDQDSIVDGVNNIIKKAKKIEKVSS; encoded by the coding sequence ATGAATTTATTGCCTCATTCGAATGGATTTCAAAGAATTAAATCACCTAAGTTTAATTTATTAGATTTTTTAAGAAGAGCATTAATTATCATAATTGTTTTTCTTATAACTGGCTTTTTAGTGCAATCCATGAGCAATTTTATTGCAAATGAAAAATTAAAGGCAAGTTTAAAATATGTTAGATTAGAGACTAAGAAATTAGAATATAAAATTAAGGGAACAGGATCATATACTATAGTCTTTGATGGAGGAATTGGGAGTAACATATATCAATGGGATGAAATCTGTAAAAAACTAGAACGTGATTCTGATGTCAAAACATTTGTATATAATAGAAAAGGATACGGATTTAGCGATTCTGGTGAACGAAGAACACCAGATGATCAAGCAGAAGATTTGAAAAATTTATTAAAAAAATCTGGTGCTAGCGAACCATATGTATTTGTTAGTGAAGAATATGGAAGTTTAATTTCTACGAGTTTTACAGAAAAATATCCGGAGTTAGTAGCAGGACTTGTTTTAATAAATCCTTTATCTTATGATTTAGTAAATACCAAAGAATATTCACAATCTATAAAGTGGCAGTATTATAAATCTAAATTAAGATTTTTAGGAAGCTATTTTTATATTACAGAATTAAGTGATAAATTAGGATTAATAAAAAGTGATATTGATGTAGAAGACCTACCGAATGGAGCAAAAGAAGAAATTAATATACATAAAAATAAAAAAAACTATACTAAAGCAATATATGATGAGGTAGGAAACTTATATAAAAAAGACATTAATATAAATATTGATAACATAATAAAAAATAAGCCAACCTATATAATAAGCAATCAAATTACATCTGAAATGGATGATACTTTAGAAAATTCCTTATTAACAGTATATAAGTCTTCAGTATTAAGTAGTCCATATGCATTACATGATCAAGACAGTATTGTAGATGGGGTTAATAATATAATAAAAAAGGCAAAAAAAATAGAAAAGGTTAGTTCGTAA
- a CDS encoding S1C family serine protease, whose protein sequence is MDNKENFIDVNENEIKYTDESFIDNNVQKKKKKRKNIITSVAISLAIALVGGIFGSGITYLLFKDNISAAQYKNYSPSIFTQETSSETLSTTQAFNKVAPAVVIVSTKGLSNSGIFPQEVEGIGSGFIINEDGYILTNYHVIQGANEVKVTLSDGKEVNATVVNYDEAKDVAMIKVEDGTKVPAVAELGDSEALLPGDQVIAIGTPLSKEFAQTLTQGVISAVNRNVASQSGTSVNLIQTDAAINPGNSGGPLVNSKGQVIGINSMKIGTQLSGTSVEGMGFAIPINEVKEKIDSLSKPILNLGIQVREIDNNLAKRYDLPEGIYVAGVEEFSPAEKSGVKVGDVITKFDGKNITTFNELKELKSGKEVGDKIKIQVVRDGKNVDLEITLEEKSK, encoded by the coding sequence ATGGATAATAAAGAAAATTTCATAGATGTAAATGAAAATGAAATTAAATATACAGATGAGAGTTTTATAGATAATAATGTACAGAAAAAAAAGAAAAAAAGAAAAAATATAATTACTAGTGTAGCAATTTCACTAGCAATTGCATTAGTTGGTGGAATTTTCGGTAGTGGAATAACGTACTTATTATTTAAAGATAATATATCTGCGGCGCAATACAAAAATTATTCTCCATCAATATTTACTCAAGAAACATCTTCAGAAACACTTTCTACAACACAAGCATTCAATAAAGTAGCACCAGCAGTTGTAATTGTATCTACAAAGGGATTATCAAATTCTGGAATTTTTCCACAAGAAGTTGAGGGAATTGGATCTGGATTTATTATAAATGAGGATGGTTATATATTAACGAATTATCATGTTATACAAGGTGCGAATGAGGTTAAAGTTACATTAAGTGATGGAAAAGAAGTTAATGCAACAGTAGTAAATTATGATGAAGCAAAAGATGTAGCTATGATTAAAGTAGAAGATGGAACTAAAGTTCCAGCAGTTGCTGAACTAGGAGATTCTGAGGCTTTACTACCTGGAGATCAAGTTATAGCAATTGGAACACCTCTTTCAAAGGAATTTGCACAAACACTTACACAAGGAGTTATAAGTGCTGTAAATAGAAATGTAGCAAGTCAAAGTGGAACTAGTGTTAATCTTATACAAACAGATGCAGCTATAAATCCAGGTAACAGTGGTGGACCATTAGTTAATTCTAAAGGTCAAGTTATAGGAATAAATTCAATGAAAATAGGTACTCAGTTAAGTGGAACTAGTGTTGAGGGTATGGGATTTGCAATTCCAATAAATGAAGTAAAAGAAAAGATAGATTCATTATCTAAGCCTATCTTAAATTTAGGAATACAAGTAAGAGAAATTGATAATAATCTTGCTAAAAGATATGATTTACCAGAAGGAATATATGTAGCTGGTGTTGAAGAATTTTCACCAGCAGAAAAATCAGGAGTAAAAGTTGGAGATGTGATAACTAAATTTGATGGGAAAAACATTACAACATTTAATGAATTAAAAGAATTAAAATCAGGAAAAGAAGTAGGAGATAAAATTAAAATTCAAGTTGTAAGAGATGGAAAAAATGTTGATTTAGAAATTACATTAGAAGAAAAATCTAAATAG